In Oryza sativa Japonica Group chromosome 8, ASM3414082v1, the sequence TGCTTCCCTTTCGGACTGGACCATGCTAATTAAATATCTAACTAACCTCTCTACTCTTTGTACTACTACTAGCTTAGCATAGTTATTAGTAATTTGACAAAGCTTGGACTTTTCTGTCTTGCCCAGGTTGATAGGGTCAAGAAGCATGGCATTTTACTGGAGGCTGTTCAAGTACTTGTGGACCTCAACCTCGTCATCACCAAGGCTTACATTTCTTCAGACGGCAACTGGTTCATGGACGGTATAACAACTGATTAGCCCTCTTAATCTCTTGGTTTGATAACATCTTTTCCTTGGAAAAACATGTACTACCTCCGAtttcattttaattaatattttagataatgatATGGTCTATAAATTATATctttgatcttatttttctattataatatatacaataaataaatatatgtttatttttattacagtgctttgaaagataaatctatgtatgttgttctagtttctttaaactaaatatttttagttattaatggttaaaattataaaagttttaccttaATATTGTCTAAAACGTTAATTATTATAGAATCCAAAACGTTAATTATTATAGAATCGGAGCTAGTAGGGAGCAGTAATTCAGTAAAGTTTGGTTGActtctcttcttccctttcTCACTTGGCTCATGTCATGTTCAGTGTTCAATGTGACCGATCAGGACGGCAACAAGGTGCAGAACAAGGAGGTCACTGACTGCATTAAGAAAGTATAATTACTAGTTATTGCGTGCTTAATTACTACTGATAATGATAGCTCTTGCTTGCTAAAGGTGATAATTACTGACCTTGGTAATGTGTTACGCTACAGTGCTTGGAGTCGGAGGATTACCTCGTGctgccggcgagctcgccggccggcggcgctgcGCCGTCGGAGGAGACCACCTGCATCGAGCTCACCGGCACCGACCGGCCGGGGCTCCTCTCCGAGGTGTGCGCCGTGCTGGCTTCGCTGAGGTGCAACATCGTGAACGCCGAGGTGTGGACGCacgaccgccgcgccgccgccgtcatccagATCACCGACGAGGCCACCGGCCTCCCCGTccgcgacggcgggcggctgTCCCAGCTGCAGGAGCTCCTCGGCAACGTCATGCagggagacggcgacggcggcggtgacagcAGGAAGGGCAGCACGGCCGTGTCGCTGGGCGCCGCGAACGCCGAGCGGCGCCTGCACAGGCTCatgctcgacgacggcgacgccggccgatgcggcgaggagcggggcggcgtggcggcggcgaaggcgaaggcgaaggtggtgGTGATGGACTGCACGGAGCGGCGGTACACGGTGGTGATCCTCCGGTGCAGGGACCGGCCGCGGCTGCTGTTCGACACGCTGTGCGCGCTCACCGACCTGCACTACGTCGTCTTCCACGGCACCGTCGACGCCGAGGGCG encodes:
- the LOC4346145 gene encoding ACT domain-containing protein ACR4 isoform X2 codes for the protein MDVFNVTDQDGNKVQNKEVTDCIKKCLESEDYLVLPASSPAGGAAPSEETTCIELTGTDRPGLLSEVCAVLASLRCNIVNAEVWTHDRRAAAVIQITDEATGLPVRDGGRLSQLQELLGNVMQGDGDGGGDSRKGSTAVSLGAANAERRLHRLMLDDGDAGRCGEERGGVAAAKAKAKVVVMDCTERRYTVVILRCRDRPRLLFDTLCALTDLHYVVFHGTVDAEGGSAKEAYQEYYVRHVDGHPVRCDAERLRLVRCLEAAVERRASDGLELEVKTEDRAGLLSEITRVFRENSLSIIRAVITTKDGEADDTFYVSDAYGNPVDGKAMEALGEQLGHAVLRVKSNGRAAINRAEDSGGGGAAAIIGNLLKGSFQGFRLIRSYS
- the LOC4346145 gene encoding ACT domain-containing protein ACR6 isoform X1, which encodes MARSGGELVVVEEDDEYAKLVRRMNPPSVVIDNDSCDSATVIRVDRVKKHGILLEAVQVLVDLNLVITKAYISSDGNWFMDVFNVTDQDGNKVQNKEVTDCIKKCLESEDYLVLPASSPAGGAAPSEETTCIELTGTDRPGLLSEVCAVLASLRCNIVNAEVWTHDRRAAAVIQITDEATGLPVRDGGRLSQLQELLGNVMQGDGDGGGDSRKGSTAVSLGAANAERRLHRLMLDDGDAGRCGEERGGVAAAKAKAKVVVMDCTERRYTVVILRCRDRPRLLFDTLCALTDLHYVVFHGTVDAEGGSAKEAYQEYYVRHVDGHPVRCDAERLRLVRCLEAAVERRASDGLELEVKTEDRAGLLSEITRVFRENSLSIIRAVITTKDGEADDTFYVSDAYGNPVDGKAMEALGEQLGHAVLRVKSNGRAAINRAEDSGGGGAAAIIGNLLKGSFQGFRLIRSYS